One Megasphaera elsdenii DSM 20460 genomic window carries:
- a CDS encoding FAD binding domain-containing protein, which translates to MNIAQYTKAASLEEAWKLKQKRSAVVLGGCCWLRLSPQRRIAQAIDLSGLGLDQIEEGDDVFRIGAMVTLGQLEGHEGLAAFTQGAMKEAVRHIVGTQFRNMATVGGSISGRFGFSDIWTLFLALDAQVELYKGGAVSLADFGQTGPGTDIVTQVVIPKKACQTAYDSLRLNETDFPVIAVAVSADAEDVRCAIGARPARAQVLCQSVSDVRRQGLEGAAEKMAGSLNYESNMRGSADYRHDMAVVLCRRLLTKVLGGDQ; encoded by the coding sequence ATGAATATTGCGCAATATACGAAAGCGGCATCGCTGGAAGAAGCGTGGAAACTCAAGCAAAAGCGGTCCGCTGTCGTCCTCGGCGGCTGCTGCTGGCTCCGCTTGTCGCCGCAGCGGCGCATTGCCCAGGCCATCGACTTGTCCGGGCTGGGGCTGGACCAGATCGAAGAAGGAGACGATGTCTTCCGCATCGGCGCTATGGTCACGTTAGGGCAGCTCGAAGGTCATGAAGGGCTGGCCGCTTTTACCCAGGGGGCTATGAAAGAAGCCGTCCGCCATATCGTCGGGACCCAGTTCCGCAACATGGCGACTGTCGGCGGCAGTATCAGCGGCCGCTTCGGCTTTTCTGACATCTGGACGCTGTTCTTGGCCTTGGATGCTCAAGTCGAATTGTACAAAGGCGGCGCGGTCAGCCTGGCAGACTTCGGCCAGACCGGGCCGGGTACGGATATCGTCACGCAGGTGGTCATCCCGAAAAAGGCCTGCCAGACGGCGTATGATTCGCTGCGCCTCAATGAAACAGACTTCCCTGTCATTGCTGTCGCCGTGTCGGCTGATGCAGAAGACGTGCGCTGTGCTATCGGTGCCCGTCCGGCTCGGGCCCAGGTGCTCTGCCAGTCCGTGAGCGACGTGCGCCGCCAAGGACTGGAAGGGGCTGCTGAAAAGATGGCTGGCTCCCTGAACTATGAAAGCAATATGCGCGGTTCAGCCGATTATCGCCACGATATGGCTGTCGTCCTCTGCCGGCGCTTATTGACGAAAGTACTGGGAGGTGACCAGTGA
- a CDS encoding sensor domain-containing diguanylate cyclase, producing MYCNQKKMMTLIAILQDAVCQAMTNDDPDDILFSFVARIGSFLGAGKAFLFDDTPIHFYCWTPDGMTYDTDRVIPNEDRQKLRGWFKDLASRGHPVFIANTADWPDLDSSIKEHMHRAHIHNVAAMAFFMPGNRIGAIVLENIHPDAREQADELLRLAGSFLLVLLKGRDHIYQMRNHSFIDQMTGVSNRNAFDAYQQHVNCQVSMGVLFADINNLKKTNDEEGHASGDRLICHTASILQQYRHGGEVFRIGGDEFVIIWQHVEERDFHQACCQIRRQIASQNLNIALGYHWVAEAIQGLPPVLQAADKHMYEEKRRYHRRQVIRP from the coding sequence ATGTACTGTAATCAGAAAAAGATGATGACGCTTATTGCGATTTTGCAGGATGCCGTGTGTCAGGCTATGACTAATGATGATCCAGACGACATCCTCTTTTCCTTTGTTGCCCGCATTGGCTCATTTTTAGGCGCTGGAAAAGCGTTTCTCTTCGATGATACGCCTATCCACTTCTATTGCTGGACCCCGGACGGCATGACTTATGATACGGATCGTGTCATCCCGAACGAAGATCGGCAGAAGCTGCGGGGCTGGTTCAAGGACTTGGCCAGTCGGGGCCATCCGGTCTTCATTGCCAATACGGCGGACTGGCCGGACCTGGATTCTTCTATAAAGGAACATATGCATCGCGCTCACATCCACAATGTAGCGGCGATGGCTTTTTTCATGCCGGGCAACCGGATTGGCGCGATTGTCTTGGAAAATATTCATCCCGATGCAAGAGAACAGGCCGATGAATTACTCCGCCTGGCAGGCAGCTTCCTTTTGGTGCTGCTCAAAGGCCGGGACCATATCTATCAGATGCGGAACCACAGTTTCATCGATCAGATGACCGGCGTGTCTAACCGCAATGCCTTCGATGCCTATCAGCAGCACGTCAACTGCCAGGTCAGCATGGGCGTCCTCTTTGCCGATATCAATAACCTCAAGAAGACGAACGATGAAGAAGGTCATGCCAGCGGCGACCGGCTCATCTGTCATACGGCGTCGATTCTCCAGCAATACCGCCATGGCGGAGAAGTCTTCCGCATCGGCGGCGATGAATTCGTCATCATCTGGCAGCATGTAGAAGAACGGGATTTCCATCAGGCTTGCTGTCAGATCCGCAGACAAATCGCGTCCCAAAACTTGAACATTGCCCTTGGCTATCATTGGGTAGCCGAAGCCATCCAAGGCTTGCCTCCTGTCCTGCAAGCCGCCGATAAGCACATGTATGAAGAAAAACGACGTTACCATAGGCGGCAAGTCATCCGCCCGTAG